The Gemmatimonadota bacterium genome has a segment encoding these proteins:
- a CDS encoding flagellar hook protein FlgE, with protein sequence MMRSLFAGVSGLRNHQVRMDVIGNNISNVNTVAFKAGRVTFKEGFAQLLQGASRPPGDLGGTNPIQIGLGMQIGSVDMMYQQGNLETTGLATDLAIQGDAMFVVKKGTQNFYTRSGNFQLDAQGNLVSPTNGFVVQGKMADNGVFLDGIRDIILPVGQKTAARATDGVSLAGNLNASAPIFTGTFDATGRADPLNKTSWTETSITVFDSLGNQHDLKLQFWKTAADTWSWQVDGTNLPAGFTPPNSTPQTLQFDAQGVLQTVAPTDPPIITFQPPGANLVSVTLDLGGNTVNGITSFAGTSTAVLKDQNGYAAGQLENFSIDRTGLITGAFTNGTNVVLGQIVLADFNNPGGLLRVGDNMYAVSGNSGGAVLGYALEGIQSTLTSGALEMSNVDLAQEFTSMIVTQRGFQANSRVITSSDEMLQELVNLKR encoded by the coding sequence ATGATGCGATCGCTGTTTGCCGGCGTGTCCGGCTTGCGCAACCACCAGGTGCGCATGGACGTGATTGGCAACAACATCTCGAACGTGAACACCGTGGCCTTCAAGGCCGGCCGCGTGACCTTCAAGGAAGGTTTTGCCCAGCTGCTGCAGGGCGCCTCGCGCCCACCCGGTGACCTGGGTGGCACGAACCCGATCCAGATCGGGCTCGGCATGCAGATCGGCTCGGTCGACATGATGTACCAGCAGGGCAACCTGGAGACCACCGGCCTCGCAACCGACCTCGCCATCCAGGGCGATGCCATGTTCGTCGTAAAGAAGGGCACGCAGAACTTCTACACCCGCTCCGGCAACTTCCAGTTGGACGCCCAGGGCAACCTGGTGTCGCCGACCAACGGCTTCGTCGTGCAGGGCAAGATGGCGGACAACGGAGTCTTCCTGGACGGCATCCGCGACATCATCCTGCCCGTCGGCCAGAAGACGGCCGCTCGCGCGACCGACGGCGTGTCACTCGCCGGCAACCTGAATGCGTCTGCGCCAATCTTCACCGGGACGTTCGATGCCACCGGACGCGCCGACCCGCTCAACAAGACCTCCTGGACGGAGACATCGATCACGGTCTTTGACTCCCTGGGGAACCAGCACGACCTGAAGCTGCAATTCTGGAAGACGGCCGCGGACACGTGGTCGTGGCAGGTCGACGGGACGAACCTCCCCGCCGGCTTCACGCCGCCGAACTCCACCCCCCAGACGCTGCAATTCGATGCGCAGGGCGTCCTCCAGACCGTGGCACCGACCGACCCGCCGATCATCACCTTCCAGCCGCCGGGCGCTAACCTGGTGTCCGTCACCCTCGACCTGGGCGGCAACACGGTGAACGGCATCACGTCGTTTGCCGGGACCTCCACCGCCGTGCTCAAGGACCAGAACGGTTACGCCGCCGGCCAGCTGGAGAACTTCTCCATCGACCGCACCGGGCTCATCACCGGCGCGTTCACCAATGGGACCAATGTCGTCCTCGGCCAGATTGTCCTCGCCGACTTCAACAACCCGGGCGGCCTCCTGCGGGTCGGCGACAACATGTACGCCGTCTCGGGCAACTCCGGCGGTGCCGTACTCGGCTACGCCCTCGAGGGGATTCAGTCCACGCTGACGAGCGGCGCGCTCGAAATGTCGAACGTGGACCTCGCCCAGGAGTTCACGAGCATGATCGTGACGCAACGCGGCTTTCAGGCCAACAGCCGTGTGATCACAAGCTCGGATGAAATGCTGCAGGAGCTGGTGAACCTCAAGCGATAG
- a CDS encoding flagellar hook-length control protein FliK, with the protein MTLPIPVAPALLPLTTPPAPSAAPLTATEAVAFRDALAVALGEPSAPRLRQRAAGAGEAPRPADARRGTLADARAGEVPSPEVEETPGRTSGDSTGGLPAEGSGGPVYDETTPGSGVVEPGVVAGRRAHRSEGATRLELERESWTPAIVITPVAVPALPVVTPISAPLAARNESRDVLVPEFRGRLERVITRMEQEYGYTVEVIETGRTQERQDALYAQGRTAPGPVVTWTRSSRHTHGLAADVAIDGGWTDRTAFERFAVIAREEGLRTLGPRDPGHIELRVGEGARMARPVPQVEPPARSLPSTDAAPTDDPVGRLFERGQPRPSDGRMSIQPVDSGEVSILPVRTRRAPEPGGMMHILPIGADAVSILPVRSPRSRQEDGLMQILPVDSGDVSILPTRPPRGSAPDGLMHILPATPHEEQPWPITRPRVPDEGRVSILPAAELVPAGPGGRSGSRRGPANIELGGPFGVLEGRPAAPAVAQVAPVATVAQVAATAQVAAVATPGAVSGDSSRTGRAARAVRQAPEGPTSVERIVREAPLAPVVSPREVVASAEQAVAARLWSPPSTGETARPEQDVRAGMEPTEEMFADLLPSFTPDGDAWGALTPEREGVLRPDRADGPEAIERTDAAERIARALRLQDDAGERPVSSVMLRLDHPEGGEDRIRVDLRGRSVGATLDVADANAADHLRAHTRELQQALERAGLEGERLVVRAAADSSQSLASAAGAERDSVRAASTPSGSSGTGASPRDPRSSRESNHSQRDHDQPASRQRRDQGDRR; encoded by the coding sequence ATGACACTGCCGATCCCGGTTGCTCCCGCCCTCCTGCCGCTCACGACGCCGCCGGCACCGTCGGCTGCCCCCCTGACGGCCACGGAAGCCGTCGCATTTCGCGACGCGCTCGCCGTCGCGTTAGGCGAGCCGTCGGCACCGCGTCTGCGCCAGCGCGCGGCGGGGGCAGGCGAGGCGCCTCGGCCTGCAGACGCACGCCGCGGCACCCTCGCCGACGCGCGTGCGGGCGAAGTCCCCTCGCCTGAGGTCGAGGAGACGCCCGGACGCACCAGCGGCGACAGCACCGGCGGCCTCCCCGCAGAGGGATCGGGCGGGCCGGTGTACGACGAGACGACGCCTGGTTCAGGCGTCGTGGAGCCCGGCGTGGTCGCCGGACGACGCGCTCATCGCAGCGAAGGCGCCACCCGCCTTGAGCTGGAACGCGAGAGTTGGACGCCGGCGATCGTCATCACGCCGGTCGCGGTCCCAGCCCTCCCCGTTGTCACCCCGATCTCCGCGCCGCTGGCCGCGCGGAACGAATCTCGCGACGTCCTCGTGCCGGAGTTCCGGGGGCGACTCGAACGGGTCATCACCCGCATGGAGCAGGAGTACGGCTACACCGTCGAGGTGATCGAGACTGGTCGGACGCAGGAACGACAGGATGCGCTGTACGCGCAAGGCCGTACGGCCCCCGGTCCGGTGGTGACATGGACGCGGTCGTCGCGACACACGCACGGCCTCGCCGCGGATGTCGCCATCGATGGGGGCTGGACCGACCGCACCGCTTTCGAGCGTTTCGCCGTCATTGCGCGCGAGGAGGGGCTCCGCACCCTCGGCCCACGTGACCCTGGCCATATTGAGCTGCGGGTCGGGGAGGGCGCGCGCATGGCCCGGCCCGTGCCACAGGTCGAGCCCCCCGCTCGGTCGTTGCCGTCCACCGACGCGGCACCAACCGACGATCCAGTGGGCCGCCTGTTCGAGCGGGGGCAACCGCGTCCGTCGGACGGACGCATGTCCATCCAACCGGTCGACAGTGGGGAGGTCAGCATCCTCCCGGTGCGGACGCGCCGCGCGCCTGAGCCCGGCGGGATGATGCATATCCTCCCCATTGGTGCAGACGCGGTGTCGATCCTCCCGGTGCGATCGCCGCGGTCTCGCCAGGAGGACGGGCTGATGCAGATCCTCCCCGTGGACTCGGGCGACGTCTCGATCCTTCCGACGCGACCGCCTCGGGGGAGTGCCCCGGACGGCCTGATGCACATTCTTCCCGCGACACCGCACGAGGAGCAGCCGTGGCCGATCACGCGTCCCCGCGTGCCTGACGAGGGCCGGGTCAGTATCCTGCCTGCGGCGGAGCTTGTGCCGGCAGGTCCTGGTGGACGCAGTGGTTCTCGTCGCGGGCCTGCCAACATTGAGCTGGGCGGACCGTTTGGTGTCCTGGAGGGCCGTCCGGCAGCGCCGGCTGTCGCGCAGGTGGCCCCCGTGGCGACGGTTGCCCAGGTAGCGGCAACGGCTCAGGTGGCCGCCGTCGCAACACCTGGTGCTGTCTCCGGTGACAGTTCGCGAACCGGACGCGCCGCGCGCGCGGTGCGCCAAGCACCCGAAGGGCCCACTTCGGTTGAGCGGATCGTTCGCGAGGCACCCCTCGCCCCGGTGGTTTCCCCCCGCGAGGTGGTCGCGAGCGCCGAGCAGGCAGTCGCTGCGCGCTTGTGGAGTCCGCCCTCGACTGGTGAGACCGCTCGGCCAGAGCAGGACGTCCGGGCCGGAATGGAACCGACGGAAGAGATGTTCGCGGACCTGTTGCCGTCGTTTACCCCGGACGGCGATGCGTGGGGGGCGCTGACCCCGGAACGTGAGGGCGTGTTGCGCCCCGACCGCGCGGACGGACCAGAGGCCATCGAGCGGACGGACGCGGCGGAACGCATCGCCCGCGCGTTGCGCCTGCAGGACGATGCGGGCGAGCGGCCGGTGTCGTCCGTGATGTTGCGCCTCGACCACCCGGAAGGCGGCGAGGACCGCATTCGCGTGGACCTTCGCGGCCGCAGCGTGGGGGCGACCCTCGACGTGGCCGATGCGAACGCCGCGGACCACTTGCGCGCGCATACCCGTGAGCTGCAGCAGGCGCTGGAGCGCGCCGGACTCGAGGGCGAGCGGCTCGTCGTCCGGGCCGCGGCGGACAGCAGCCAGTCCCTGGCGAGTGCGGCAGGCGCCGAGCGCGACAGTGTCCGGGCCGCGTCCACCCCATCGGGAAGTAGCGGGACCGGCGCGTCACCACGCGACCCACGATCCTCCCGCGAGTCCAACCATTCGCAGCGAGACCACGACCAGCCCGCGTCGCGCCAGCGACGCGACCAGGGAGACCGACGATGA
- the fliJ gene encoding flagellar export protein FliJ — translation MFKFPLQRLLDLRAKREQELARQLAAAQGEALRATEHRDALRDLQAESTASLAARSHDAPSVGELVSLGYTVSQIAERVAEATHAVSAAEAVVTTQGAVLNDAVRDRRVLDRLRDRREDEHRSVEQQKERDQMDAVALGRFARRTPNDNPTGGPP, via the coding sequence ATGTTCAAGTTCCCCTTGCAGCGCCTCCTGGACCTGCGGGCCAAGCGTGAGCAGGAGCTCGCGCGGCAACTCGCGGCCGCGCAGGGCGAGGCCCTGCGCGCCACCGAACACCGGGACGCACTGCGCGACCTGCAGGCGGAAAGCACCGCGAGCCTTGCCGCTCGCTCGCACGACGCCCCCTCGGTGGGTGAGCTCGTGAGCCTGGGCTACACCGTCTCGCAGATCGCGGAACGTGTCGCCGAGGCGACGCACGCGGTCTCTGCGGCAGAGGCCGTGGTCACCACCCAGGGCGCCGTGCTGAACGACGCCGTGCGGGACCGCCGCGTGCTGGACCGCCTGCGCGACCGGCGCGAGGACGAACACCGCTCGGTGGAGCAGCAAAAGGAGCGGGACCAGATGGACGCCGTGGCGCTTGGGCGCTTTGCGCGACGGACACCTAACGATAATCCGACCGGGGGACCCCCATGA